The genomic window ACTATTTCCCTGGCCTGGAAGATTCTCTATTTTCCATTCTCCTACCAAACAAAACACCAACCATCTTACAAGTCCAGGCCGGTGTTCCCGCCTGTTGGCCTACCTCCTATCATACCAGTAATCTTTCCTTCCTGTGAATTCCTATCCCTTACAGTCGGGGACCTTATTCTCAATTCcctatttgacattttttttgtcttgttaatTCACCTTTCATGGATCTAAATGTTGCCTAATTACCTAGAACTCCTGGGGACAAAACCTGTGTACTCTCTGTATCCCTGACAGTGTCatgaacataataataaataagaaacaaatattttccattattgaGGGGACTACCATGTCCTTTTGATAAGATTCAAATCAATAATCTGTCATCATCACTCTGCAGGCCGgtggttttaataaataaacacaaaagatctttcttctatttaaaaataactcataaCCAATTCCTATAAAAGACGAAATTTTTAGCAACAATTTACATTTGACTGGTCTATGTTTTACTTAGCATTTCcatgtatattatctcatttgtgatttaaaaagcaaacaaataagtaaTTAGTTCTtattattccactgtatggatacaGAAGCCAAGGATTAAGGGGAATGTTCTACGTCACTTGCTTTAAGTGGCTGGGTTTAGAACTCAGCTCCTGTGTTCAGTTTCTCAAtccagttgttttcctttttttttccccccagtatttacttattttggggaaagcaggggaggggcagagagaaggggacagaggatctgaagcaggctctgctctgacaggctgatagcagggagcccaatgtggggcttgaactgacaaactgcaaaatgatgacctgggctgaaggaggacgctcaaccgactgagccacccagacgccctggtGGCTTTCTCTAATATAGACAggaaatacatacatgcatataggATACCTAGGTGGCTTTACGATTTccaggtgtttttttaatttaactatcTAAGGGTATAAGGTATAATACCAGAGAGATGCCTACCTTTATTCATAAGTAtacaatactttaaaaacttcCCCTAGTTTAGTGGGCCGATATTTTAAAGAGTgagctgcaggggcgcctgggtggctcagtcggttaagcgtccaacttcggcccaggtcatgatctcacggtttgtgggtttgagtcccacgtcgggctctgtgttgacagatcagagcctagagcctgcttcagattctgtgtctccttttctttctgcccctcccccattcatgctctgtttctgtctcaataataaataaaaacataaaaaaaatttaaagagtgtGCTGCAGCTGGGAAGGCACCACGGGAGCTGGCCAGTCTCAGGATTGAATCCTAGCTGTGTGTCCACGGACatcaagtattttcttctttgtttcattaAGAAACAGGGgtgtgtccgacttgggctcaggtcatgatcttgcagttcgtgggttcaagccctgtgttgggctctgtgctgacagctcagagcctggagcccgcttcagattctgtgtctccctctctctctgaccctctgccacttgtgctctgtctctcttggtctcaaaaataaatttaaaaaatatataaaatatatatatattaaaagttttatatatatatataaagttaaaaaaaaaagaatcaaagggTGGGGGGTGAAACTTTACAGGGCCATGATGAAAGTAAAGGCTAGTGCATGCAAAATGTTCAGGGAAGCACCTGGCATACAGTGGGCACCGAATACACCACTACCATCGCTGTTCCTTTTGACAACAGTGATTATGCTCCTGGACCTTGGCACAGCCATGAATCAACCTGATCGCTACACGACCTTTCACAAGCCCACGAACACAGCCCCACACGTTTGGCATGGAGCCCTCCCAGGCCAGGGCACTCACAGCCAGCTGCTGCTGGAGGGCGGTCACTTTGCCCTGTAGGGTATCAATGAGCTGGCTCTGTCTCCTGCTGGGGCTCCCGCTCTGGCAGGTGAGCTGTGAAAGGCCACTGAGGGCCTGCTTCAGCCTTTCCACATCGTTAAGCAGTTCGGTTATCtgataaacaaagagaaaaggttTGGGAAAGACCTACATTATTCACTTAGGCGATTCTAGTGAACCTCTTAACACCCAAATCACTCCCCGAGGAACAAAATTTATCTTTATACCCCAGAACATTGAGAAATGAATACCATCAAGATGGTTATCAACAGGAAATATATGATATaatgtaatttcttaaaattcctcTCAGTAAATTCCTTGTAAAAGCACTACCAAATTGAGGATAAATATATATCCTAAGGTCTGAGTTTTCGTATTCTTAATATTTAAGTACCTGTGAAAGTTGACACATCATTTTCTAGGTTGTCTAAAACATAGGACCTTTATGGGGCACTCCCTCCAACAAAGTTTGAAAAGAGAGCACGGTTCATATAAGTCTAGCACCAACCTGTGTGCCTTGCTCATTTCCAGAAGGTATGATTTTAGACTACTTTATcttaaagtgggaaaaaaaatcaggaggcTTTATTTCAAGTCACACAGATCTGGTATTTATTAGCTATGTGAgctaatttcctttattttcatgagCTTTAGGTCCCTTGTCAGTGTAAGAAATAAGTTCTTTCATAGTTAAGAAAATCAAATGCGgggtgactgggtagctcagtcagttgagcgtttggcttttgatttcagcttgcatcatgatctcatggtttgtgagttcgagccccgtgtcaggctctgcactgatagtgcatagcctgtttcggattctgtccctatctctctgcccctaccctgcttacactcatgctctctctctttctctcaaaataaataaacatttttaaaaaatcaaatgcaatCATAAATATATGCCTGGTACATagcatgtgctcaataaatgacaatTACTGTAACCAGTGATTAATAACTTGCTATTATAAGCATATACTATTATATTCCTAACCACCCTCTGAACAAGCTGTGAGCATTCAAGTTCTGGGTCATGCGAGCAGATGGATCAGAAGGCTACTGCTGCACTTCTCCACTGGGCAGGGCTAGGGATGTGTCTGCTCATATTTGCCACTGTATCCCCAGAACTGaccacagcacctggcacagagaagaCATTTAGTAATCACTCACTGAACTGATAAAAATGCACCCAATCTCCCTGATTCCTCATCTTCACAGTACACACTTTATTAGGCCAACCACCAGTTTCGAAAATACTGAAAGCACCTACTGTGTAAACTGccatgagaatgaatgagaagaaaaggtTAAGTTGCAAACGTGATCTTAATACCTGGTTGAGAAGATCAGCATCTAAGTCTGACAGAGttagtatattcattttaaacGATGGCGACGCTAACATTTCAGAAGCGGGAACAGTTTACTGGAGGCTAGATTGCAGAATGAAGGCTTTGGGAGGGGGGCTAAGTGTGGACGTGGGCGTTAAGGAACGTGTAGGACTTGACTCGGCAGAAAGGAGAAGCAGGACATTCTGGGTGAGGAGACCAGTCTGCACAAAGCGAGGACAGAACGTGCACAGAACCGGAGGGCTCGGTTACTGGTGTGGGTGAATGCCAAGATCAAGTCTGGGGAGCTTCCCAGGTCCTTCGTTTCTTGTGACCCGGAAACATagctttcttcctcctctgcctgaaTCACCCTTCAGGGAACCCTAAAACCCACTGGATTTTGACCACTTATGAGGCAAGTGAACCTAAGATCTCCTcatccttcctctgctcttgGCTATGCCAGTTGAGGAAACCAGAGGAGAAATGCTTTGATTTGTATGACTTTACGATTTTCTCAGTTCTGAATCTTTTGGCATCAGAAAGGTGGCCTTCAGTGGTCACGTAGCTACTGCTTCTGTAAACCTGTCTTGTGGGACGCTGTGGGAAAGGGCCCTGTGCCACTTGGGCAGTTCTGCTCTGGGGCTTCCGGTGCAAAGCCGTGCCACCTGCACGGTGCCTACCTTATTATCTTTCGCTTCGATTTGTTTGGCAGATTCCTGTATCCTTTTCTGTAACTCTGTGATTGTCGTCAAGGACTTATCACACCGCTCCTGCTGGTCCTTGATTTCTTGTTCAATGCTGAAGTGTAGTAATTCCTTCTCATCTTTTGCAGAGAGTTGCTTCCTTTGGGCATGTAAAACCTCCTCACAGGCTTCTTCGTACTTTCTATTCAGATTGGCCAACTTTTCATTTAGGTTGGAAATCTGGGTCTCCAAATCGCTTTTTGTGGCTTGGTATTTAGACAAATCAACCACCTCTCTCGTCTCTAATTTCTTTAATGCTCGTTTAGTATTCTGAACCTCGGATTGGAGTTTGGAGACCTCCTGGGTTTTGgtttggctttcttcttccttttccctcaagCTCGCCTTTATGAGCCCCACTTCCTTCTCAAATGCTTCCTTAATCTGCAAATGCTCTGCCAAGGGCACCGACGACTTCTTCTGGTTCTCCAGCATCTGATGCAGCGTGGCCACTGTCTGCTGCTCTTGCTCGTAACATCTCTGCTTATTCTTCAGCTCTTCCTTGAGATTCTCGATTGTGCCATTAAGAGACTTTTTCAGGGCCTCAACCTGTTCCATCGGAACGTGTTGCTTTTGCAGGAGGGTCTGCGCTGCAAGAAGTTCAGAAGTCTGCCTGGCATTTTCGTCGACCAGCTTCTCTTGCTCGGTCTTTACCTCTGTGTACTTCTGCAGCAGGTCTTTGAACTGTCTGTTTAGCTCTTCTGCTTTTCTGCTTAGTGCCCTTTCTGTTTCACGAGAGCTCTCAATGAGAACATTCTTATCCTGCAAATCCTTCTCAAGAGTGAAGATCTCCTTCTTCAACTTATCATTCTCCTGCCTGCACTTCCTGGCCTCTTCTTCTCTGACATGGTATTTTCGCGTCTGCTCGGATAACTGttcttttagttctttctctGTAGCTTTAAATTTTCTCTCACACTCTTCGAAGCGGATGATGGGGGCGTATTTGAGCTTGATGCACTCTTGGATTGTGTCAAGCTCCTTCTTCTGGGCTTTGATCTCGGCATGCAGCGTCACGATCTCCTCTTGGCCCTTTTTGTAGTTGGCCAGGATTTCCGCGCTCTCGTCTTGCAGCCGCTTCATGCTCTGACTCGCGGCACCCATCTTGTCCTCGTGCTCTAGGAGGCTGATGTACTCGGCTTTCATCTGGGCCTGAGTGTTCACCAGGGTTCTTTCGAGTAGCTCATTCTCCTCTTTTGCTTTCGCAAATTCCCGATTGAGGTCCTCGATTTTTTTCCTCGCATCTACTAATTCTCTGTTCGTCTTATCTAGTGTGCCACTCAAGGCGGTTTTAATCtcctcatgggtttgagctggcACATACTGAGTGCTCAGGGTCTTTTTCAAGGTCATGTTTTCAGACATGAGTGCCTGTGTTTTCTCTTGGTCTTCACCACGTTTTTTATGAAGCTCAGAGAGCTGTTGCCTGAGGTCGGCAACGCTGGATTTCAGAGCCGTGACCTCCTTCTGGTGTCTCTCCGGAGGCACAAACGTGGTTTCAAGGCGGCTGACATTCTTACTCAAATGGTCATTCTCCAGCAGCAGTTTCTCCATCGCCACCTTCTGCTCTGTGTACTTCTGGGTCACGTCTGCGAGCTGTCTGTTCAGCTCCCCGACAACAGCATCATGTGACTTCTTCATGTCTTCGCTTGCTTGTAAAGGAACGTAGTGACTTTTCATTTCACTTGTTAAGTTATGCACTTGCTGGCTCAGGAGCTGGTTATCCAGATAGACCTTTTCAACGTCCTTTTGCAACGCCTGATTTTTCGACGTGAGTTCGGTGACCTTCTTCGTCAGTTCTCCTGCCCTGTGCTCCAGCCTGCTCTTGAGCTGCTCGTGCTCCTCCGGTTTGACGTGCTGAGCAAGCTTGGCCTTACAGTTCTCCAGTTCTCTCTTCAACTGTCTGACGTCCGTAAGCGATTTTTCAtgctctctttccatttctcctatTCTTTTGGCCTTCTCATTGACTTCACTTGATAACAAGTTCTTCatgctttcaaatttttctgtCGGAACGGAAAGGGCCAACTTTGCCAACAGCTCTTTTACCTGGCCTTCAGTCTCCGTGagcctccttcctttcttgtctCGCTCTGTTTCACACATACTGAAGTCCCTCTGCAGTCGCTTGTTCTCCTCCACCAGCTTGCCTTCGTCCCTCTTCAGCTCTTCCACTAGCATCTCGCTCTGTCTGATCTGGTTTCGCAGCTTCCCCACTTCTGCGGACGCGCCCTCGTATTTTGCTCTCATGTCTTTCAACTGGTCCTTCAGCTCCTCGGTGAGCCTGTGGTTCCCCACGGCTGCTTCACTCGTCAGGTGCTCTTTCAGGGCGAGAAAATGTGTCtgcatttgttttactttacCTTCCGACTCATACATTCTCTTCTGCACGTCTTTTAACGCATCTTCTAACTGCTTGATCTGCTCATCTGAGTCCTCCTTGATCCGTTCACATTCTAAGGCTAAAGCTTTGCATTCAGCCACCTTGTGTGCCAGTTCATTCTGGAGCTTGAGTCGGTCTTGTTTTGCTGAATCGCAGAAATTTCTCATTGTCTCTAACTCTTTCTTTAAAACGTCATTTTCAGAGTATGAGGTTTGATTGGGTAACGACAGCTCCAGTGGTCTTAACATAGACCTGCTTTGCATGTGGGCCGGCACACCTGGGGACGTGCACTGAaaggggaaacaaacaaaaagtgataCTAATCACAAGAGCCTAAAGGAGACATTTACTTATTTGCCAAACTTCTACGTTCCCACAACATCAGGAGTCAAGGGGTTTTCAGACTAGTGTACTGGAAAAGTACACTACTGATTTTTGAGGTAAGAAAACCAGTTTTGCGTACAATTCCCTTAACAGGTTCTCAGGCAGTGATCCTTCGAGAAAGTCTATTCACTGTAAAGTGAACTTCTGgcagaacaaagaaggaaagtagTTGTGGCCTCTGGGGACTATTTCCTCGTCCCTTCTCCATTCACAACAGCTAACCATAAGTGATATCAACTTTATCAAAACACGTCTATGACTTCTATGCTTTATGGTACATAATGTGCTTAGAACTTCCAATTCTGAAGAAAGTCCTCAAAACCCTTGAGTAAAAACAAGGGCTTTTGTGGCAATTTTAAAGCCACAAATAATTTCATagaaagatatatattatttacCTTCTAATAAGATATATCATTTCTGAATATCCTTGTTCACTCTGATGTAAtgttctttaaattataaaaataccacCAAAATAAACACGGCCAGTGTGAGTTGTCCAGAGAATATTAGTTAACTCacaaaaaacaaagcagtttTCTTCTCTCAAGTAGGATAAACTAGAACTTAGCATATGGTCTCAGCACAAAATTTTACTGACATCTTATTATAAGAGTTGACACAAAAGAGAAGTATAATTAAACTTCTCATGAAATAGATCATAAACAGAACATGTAACCGTGAAAGActaaattcaattattttactttttcccatACAGCCTGTTACAGTAGGGTCTTTACAAGTTTAACTCATCGATAAAAGCTATGTGCGGTGAATACATTCCGCCCTTTTAACAGGCAGGTTTTGCCACTGTTCAGTTAAATCTACACTGTCTTGCCCTGCATCAAGAAGAAAATTGACAACATAAACTAATTTCTCAGTCTttagtttgcttttaaatttacCTTTCAATTTACCGGTGATCTTTAGACTGAGACTACTATAACTTACCAATTCCTTACACAGCTTTACAATTTCCTTACTTGTTTTCTTACAATCAAACACTTATCTACTCTTCAATACTTCTCAGATGATATCCATTTTCTCAACTTAGAATCTTAGAATTTTCTAGCTTAAAGTGATCTGAGACAATTCCAAGGCTAACTCATCCTGCCTATATGTGAGTCTTTAAACACCCAAATACTTATCAGTTCAGTCCATGGGAAGTGCTGAAAATGGAAACTGGTATCTACTGGAAGCTGTATAAACAAGTAAGAATATCAGACAACGCGACCTCTTGGAAGCCTTCCGTCTTCTGAGGTGAATTTCCAACATgcagaatatatatttgaatgcCAGGAAAAATACATCTCAAAGCCAAAAGAAATGACTTCTGAATTATTTGTAGTTGGCTTCCCTTTTCTATGGGCAACAATGAAGAGTTAACTGAACACAGTTAAAGGCTTACTATCAAAGACAATGAACTTGTACTTCAAACCTCTATTTAAGCTACTGTCATCAAACCACTCTAGAGGGCACCAGAAACAGTGATATCGGCTTTTATGAAACTCAGAACACCAAGAAcagcttttctttgaaaatgaagacCTTATTCAATGTATCGATACTTGATAAATATGCAATgcagttttcctctttttaaaaagttacaaatatttttaattaaaaaagaattacctgTGAATCTGCCATGTACATTTGACCCTGTTTGAGAAGCATATCTTCTTTTCCTACATAAATCCAAATAATTGAGATCTTAATTGAAATATTCATACCCAAGTAGACTAAGAATTAACCTGGTGTTATCCCTCCTCTCCTATTCAAACTAAAGAAAAGCAGgagttaaaacataaaattatcctTGTTCTAAAATatccctgtttttctttcttttttctatacaCTTAAGGGAAGTATCTGTATTCTTTTGAGTAGATACTAAGTTGGTTTTTAGAAATATGTAAGATTGTTAGACTAAATAAGCTACATGattgttataaaatatgtatcataatcagttaaaataaaaatggtgttcTTTACAATTTATGGGATAAACATTACTACTGTGCTTTAGCTAAAGAATAGTTTAATATTCACTAGGAAGCAAAAAGTGGATTTTCTTGAGAACTTATTTAGAACTAGCAAACAACACACCAAAGTTAATACTAAGTACGTATACTCTTAAGCAAGAAATAACTATTTATGTCACTTCTCATTTTAAGATGTTTCCCTACATTGAGGCTATATCCAGAGATTTCTCCAAATCAGAAAACTACGTtatgtttctttaataaaaaacaagCTCCAAATATCACAAGATAAATGTCTACTAAACGACAAGGCAAGTTTGGTAATGTACACaatatccaatttaaaaatgcaagtggCTAAGGAAAACCAGAGCCTCAGGATGAACCACCATTTATGTTGGAGGCTAGAGCAGTGGTCTTAACCTCTTCCTGCGTAGAAGTGTTGAGGCATAACACGCAAGTACCTGAACTTTCGCAGCAAGAAGGGCATACACAGTTAGATCAAATAAACTGATGTAAACACTCTCCCTTGTTTGACCTAGGTGATCGGTAATGACAATCCACACTTCCATACTTACGGTTACTGAAATGACTTCCTGATCCTAAATGATCACTCTGAAATCAGaagcataaattaaaattttaggggAATATTGCTTCGCTGCGTTAAATTCTGTTATCTACTTTACTTCTAAATGGTCCAATCATTAAAACCACATTTTCAACACTTCTTGTTTCTCCTGAGTATTACTCTactttaaaaccacaaaaaagacACGGCACTAGCAACAATTAGAGAGATCAGTTGGGAATAAACTACTTTGctaagcattttaataaaagcaGCCAAgtgtttcaagaaaaaattttattgctcaaaagaaaaaaaacaaaacaaaaacgagCCCCAAATGAACTAAAACAACTTTGAACGCATGCTCTTTCCTGCTGCTCTGCTTCAAAATGGAGAAAGCCACATGTGCGTCCAATACTCGCTGGGAACCCCTACCTCGCCACCTGTGAGATACGAGTGTACCCTCGTTTTTCagaatttctaaaatacagaatGCTTTAGAAGACAAAAGGAGACAGCAGGaaatgaaactgaggcacagacctACACACAATTAGGGTtataaatccatcaatgtgtcggttaggaaaaggagaataaaagagaCATTTTTAGACACCCTGAAGTGTATTTGAATTGCTCCTTTTTTATCAAGTCAGAATCTAACATATAAATTAAAGATACAAAGCTGTAAAATTCAAGAGTAAAGATACACAGATGTTAAATtcaaccaaggaagtgaaaggcctgtactctgaaaactataaaactttgatgacagaaattgaagattacacaaataaatggaaagatattctgcaCTCACAGACTTGAgaaattaatactgttaaaatgtccatactaccttggggctcctgggtggctcagtcagttaaacgtcgactcttgattttggctcaggtcatgatctcatggttcatgggatcgagccccactaatagtgcagagcctgcttgggattctctctctctctctctctctctctgcgccttccctaGCCTGTGTGCACAtactctccctctcacacacacaaaataaaaggtTGTCagaggttaagcctctgactttggctcaggtcagatctcacattcgtgggtttgagccctgtgtcaggctctgtgctgacagctagctcagagcctggagcctgcttctggttctgtgtctccttctctctctgcccctccccctctcatgctctgtctcactctgtatcaaaaataaataaaacattaaaaaaaaaaaattaaaaatgtccaaACTGCCCCAAGTagtctacagattcaatataatgcctataaaaataccaacagcatttttcacagaaatggaataaataatagtaaaatctGAATGGAACTACAAAGACCTCAAATGGcccaagcaatcttgagaaagaacaaagctggaagtatcacaatcccatgTTTCAAGAtaaactacaaagctatagtaaccaaaacagtaggTACTGacccaaaaacagacacatagatcaacagaacagaagaaagagcccaggaataaacccgTGCTCATACAGTCAGTTAATCTAGGGCAAAGGAGGCaagtatatacaatggagaaaagacagtctctcaaACAAAAGGTGCTGCgagaactggacagctacatgcagaagaatgaaactggaccactttctcacaccgtacacacaaataaactcagaacagatgaaagacctaaatgtgagatgtgaaatcataaaactcatggaagaaaacacagacagtAAGCTCGTTGACATCAGCCACAACAACACTTTCTAGATAGGTctttggcaaaggaaacaaagcaaaaataagttactgggaccacatcaaagtaaaaagcctttgcacagtgaaggaaactatcaacaaaatataaaagccacccagtgaatgggagaagatatctgtaaATCATGTATCATACAGCTGATAAGGAACTCCTATCCAAAATATAAGAAGAATTTATACAAGTCAACCCTCCTTTAAATTGGGTTATCTGAACCCaacttaaaaaataggcagaagacctcaacagatatttttccaaagaagacatacagatggccaacagatacatgaaatgatgctcaatatcactaatcatcatggaaatgcaattgaaatcacaatgagatatcacctcacacctgtcataatgaCCAGTATCAGAAAAAAGTAACAAGGGTtcgcgaggatgtggagaaaaaaagagaacacttgtgctctgttggtaggaatgtaaaccggtgcggccactatgaaaaacagtagggagtttcctcaaaaaattaagaatagaaatacactgtatgatccagtaactccacTACTGGATAGTTTACccagaggaaacaaaaacactaatttgaaatgatatattCACTGggtacaatagccaaagtgtgggaGCAACCCAAGCGTCCATCTAGAGATGAATGGATACGGAAGACGTGGCATATGtgcacacaaaaacacacaaagaactatttgccatttgcaaaacatggatggacctcaagggtattaCGCTAATAAgtgagccagagaaagacaaatacgcTTATATGTGAAatcccaaaaacaaaaccaatgaacaaacaaacaaaaagcagaaacagatccataCATTTAGAGAACAATATtatggttgccagagggcagaaggcaggggaatgggcaaaagagaggaagaggagtagGAGACACAGGCTTCTAGCTGTGGAATGAAGAAGTCATGTGTCGTAACCCAATGGGGATAAAAGGCACAGTATAGGGACCAGTGCTgcaatagtgttgtatggtgacagatgggaactacgcttgtggtgagcacagcataacgtACAGAGCTGTCAAATTACTgagttgtacacttgaaactaatgtcacAATCTATGTCAACTATTTTCGATTCAAAAAGCGATGTGCGGATGTAGTTCAtctttgtgtatctgtgtgtattaGCACTAATGTGACCACAATTAAAATGTGATCACAATAGGTGGTCCATAGTTCTATAAATTAATGGCACCTCCACTAATCCCTAGGACCCCAAGGGTATGGAAAGATGTCTGTAACTTAGTTAAGCTCTTTGttctatataatattaaatactaGAGTTTGTAGTAGTTGCTAAATGGGCTTATACATGTCAGGGTTGGGGAAGGCCTATACACATAAGAAGGTCAAAAAACGTAGTTTGGGTTTAATACTTTTACTGattactcaaataaaaacaaacagatgagCAGTAACATAAAATTAGTCTCATTCTTAAAATACCCATATTGTTTCACATGTTTTCTATAAACATAAGGGAATTGCCCACATAGTATATATACGTACAATGCAGCATTTCTGTTGGCAGTTTATGAGAAACGTTTAGTATATGAGAGGACATGGCACTAGATagtcaatatttataaataatgcatTCTTAGTTTTCAATGGCTGCTTTCACAAATACTGGGTCCCACATAAAGTGGaccctctaattttctttttgaaagttaaaCTCATTTCTAGCATAAAAAGTcatcaaaatgaatacatattgaCTAGAGAAAATGTCCCCACTGTAATACGTGCAAAAGTTACAAAACGATATTCCCACCTGTTGGTTGAATGTGTATGTAACCCAAAGTTATGCACAAAGCAAGTTCTCGAAGGAGATCAGTCAGGTACTAAGTGCTGGGAATAtaagtgtgtttgtttatttcctgcttttagtttatattttggcagttttctaaaataaattacatcttgtttttagaagaaaaaagtgtgttgtttttctataaaaattataaccTTACTAAAAATTACAGACTTGACTCCAAGTTTGTCTAAAGCTACAGAAAAAATGTGCTAGGTCTGAAGATG from Suricata suricatta isolate VVHF042 chromosome 9, meerkat_22Aug2017_6uvM2_HiC, whole genome shotgun sequence includes these protein-coding regions:
- the UACA gene encoding uveal autoantigen with coiled-coil domains and ankyrin repeats, producing the protein MKAAERGDVEKVSSILAKKGINPGKLDVEGRSAFHVVASKGNLECLNAILIHGVDITTSDTAGRNALHLAAKYGHALCLQKLLQYNCPPEHVDLQGRTALHDAAMADCPSSIQLLCDHGALVNAKDVDGRTPLVLATQMCRPTICQLLIDKGADINSRDKQNRTALMLGCEYGCKDAVEVLIKNGADVSLLDALGHDSSYYARIGDNLDILSLLKNASENANKGRELWKKGPSLQQWNLPHVLDEVNMKSGQRGHQNIQDLEFENEDLKERLRKIQQEQRILLDKVNGLQLQLNEEVMVADDLESEKEKLKSLLAAREKQHEESLRTIEALKNRFKYFESDHLGSGSHFSNRKEDMLLKQGQMYMADSQCTSPGVPAHMQSRSMLRPLELSLPNQTSYSENDVLKKELETMRNFCDSAKQDRLKLQNELAHKVAECKALALECERIKEDSDEQIKQLEDALKDVQKRMYESEGKVKQMQTHFLALKEHLTSEAAVGNHRLTEELKDQLKDMRAKYEGASAEVGKLRNQIRQSEMLVEELKRDEGKLVEENKRLQRDFSMCETERDKKGRRLTETEGQVKELLAKLALSVPTEKFESMKNLLSSEVNEKAKRIGEMEREHEKSLTDVRQLKRELENCKAKLAQHVKPEEHEQLKSRLEHRAGELTKKVTELTSKNQALQKDVEKVYLDNQLLSQQVHNLTSEMKSHYVPLQASEDMKKSHDAVVGELNRQLADVTQKYTEQKVAMEKLLLENDHLSKNVSRLETTFVPPERHQKEVTALKSSVADLRQQLSELHKKRGEDQEKTQALMSENMTLKKTLSTQYVPAQTHEEIKTALSGTLDKTNRELVDARKKIEDLNREFAKAKEENELLERTLVNTQAQMKAEYISLLEHEDKMGAASQSMKRLQDESAEILANYKKGQEEIVTLHAEIKAQKKELDTIQECIKLKYAPIIRFEECERKFKATEKELKEQLSEQTRKYHVREEEARKCRQENDKLKKEIFTLEKDLQDKNVLIESSRETERALSRKAEELNRQFKDLLQKYTEVKTEQEKLVDENARQTSELLAAQTLLQKQHVPMEQVEALKKSLNGTIENLKEELKNKQRCYEQEQQTVATLHQMLENQKKSSVPLAEHLQIKEAFEKEVGLIKASLREKEEESQTKTQEVSKLQSEVQNTKRALKKLETREVVDLSKYQATKSDLETQISNLNEKLANLNRKYEEACEEVLHAQRKQLSAKDEKELLHFSIEQEIKDQQERCDKSLTTITELQKRIQESAKQIEAKDNKITELLNDVERLKQALSGLSQLTCQSGSPSRRQSQLIDTLQGKVTALQQQLADADRQHQEVIAIYRTHLLSAAQGHMDEDVQAALLQIIQMRQGLVC